The nucleotide sequence GATGCAATCAGTTTTGTCTATTGTGGGCAACCATGTCCGCTCAGCGTTGCAGGAGAAGCAAGCGATCGCAGGTCCAGAGCAGGCTCAAGCGATCGTCACTCAATTCGGCGGCACCCAGGCAAATCCCCAAGCAGTGCAGAGTTTGTTTACACCAGGACAGCAGCAGCAAGTCACTCAAGAAACGGCTCAACAAACTGGGCTGAACGCTCAAACCATTCAAGCGATGCTGCCAATTTTAGTTCCTATTGTCTTAAATCTTTTGGGGAGTGGCACCAATACTCAAAACCCACAAAATTTAAATCCCGTGCTGGGTTCCTTTTTAGACACCAACCGGAGTGGCGGGGTTGATGTGGGAGATGTCGTTAACCTGGCGAGTCAATTTCTCGGCCATCGGTAATCATCTCCCTTAATTGACCAGCGGAGCAAAATTCAGGGTAGGAGTTTTGAACCCTAATCCTTGACTCTTCAGTCCATTTAATTCTTTGTGTCCCAAGAGCCTTAATTAGACAAACTCTAGGGCACAAAGAAAAACTATTTGCGAAGCGCTACATCACTTCGGCAACCCAACTGAATCAACTCAAAGGCATTGCAGTCGATTGCTAAATTGGTCTGTAACTGTAGCGGCTTAGTAGCGACTTCTCGAGGAAGCACCACTACTTTCCCGTGGCTTAGCTTTATTAACTTTTAGCTCTCGACCTAACCACTCTGCTCCATCAAGCTCAGCGATCGCGGCGTCTTCTTTTGCGTCATCTTCCATTTCGACAAACGCAAAACCCCGTTTTCTTCCTGTCTCACGGTCTGTAGGGAGGCTAACTCGACTGACTTTGCCGTATTCCGCAAAGATCTCCTTTAGATCCTCTTCAGTAGCCTGAAAAGCCAGGTTGCCAACGTAAATAGTCACAATTCTCTCCAAACCAAACGAACTCAATAGCCTGCTAGTTCTTATTAGGCCAGAGTAATAGTTCAAAAACTACATTCTTGTTCTAATACTGAATCTAGCTTCGGTAGCGATCATATCCGATCTCTCCAGAAATGCAGCCTAATGTTAACAACATCTATACAAAAATTTCTTCTCTACAGAAGTTGCGATAGAGCCGATCTAATAGGATTGATATCAATAGGCTAGAGCTTTTGTGGAGGCAGCTCAGTTAACTTACTCTTAACCAAAGTAGTGATAATTCTTTCCTAGGCAAGGACCGCTGCAATACTTAAAACATGGTTCTGCTGCACCTAATTTAAGAACTCACAATTTCAGCCTAAAAGTATCGAAGAATACTCCTGACACTAATAAGAATTGCTATTATTATGTGTTTTAAACTCATCGAACTTGAAGCATAAACAGTTCAAGCCACCTAGCACTTCCCTTGCTCAAGCATGAGGCATTGCTTCAAGAATCGCAGTCGATAAAAGCACAGCAATAAAAGCCCAGCAAGCTAAGGGACAAGTCAGCGATCGCCCTAGTAGTTATGCTGCTTTTGGGCGATCGCTGTGTTTTACTTTCCTCGAGGCTGCATCATATTGGCCTCTGAGCGTGGCTACTCTGAGGTGCTCTATAGCCTACTTAAGGCCGCTCAAAGTCCGAAGCGGGGCGGAAACTCTGTGCGGGTACGCCTCGAAGCGCTTGTTCCATGAAATCGCGCCAGATCGGAGCGACTAGAGTTCCCCCCGTAGCTCCATATCCGAGCGGAGCGTAGTTGTCATTCCCTACCCAAACGGCTACCGAAAGCTGCGGTACATAGCCAACAAACCAAATATCCCGCTCGGAAGAAGTCGTGCCTGTCTTACCAGCAGCAGGGCGATCGAGACGGGCTGAGGTGGCCGTTCCTCGCTCAATCACTCCTTGCAACACACTATTCAGCGAAGCTGAGGCCCAAGGATCGAGTACAAGCTGAGGCTTAGGCGTATTGTCTAGGAGTAGATTGCCACTGCTATCCGTAACCTGAGCAATAAAGGTAGTCTCGGAGTGCCAACCATTATTAGCAAAGGTGGCATAAGAGCCCGCCATTTCTAGAGGAGTCAAGTCAACTGCACCTAAAGGCAAAGAAATTACGGGTTCCATCGGGCTTTTGATGCCCAACGTCCGACAAATTTCAATCACCTTATTCAGGCCAATTTCTTGCCCCAGCTTCACTGCTGGAATATTTCGTGACATTTCTAGCGCCCGACGCAGGCTCATCGCCCCTGCAAAGGTGCCATCGTAGTTTTGAGGCGAATAGTATTCGTAGCCATCTGGATAGCTCACAGGCGAGTCATAAACAATCGAGTCAGCACCATATTTACCAGAGGCCAAGGCAGCATAGTAAACAAATGGTTTGAACGCGGAACCGGGCTGCCTCAGGGCTTGCACAGCCCGATTGTACTGGCTCTGTTTATAATCGACCCCACCTACCATCGCCTTGACAAAGTGAGTTCTGGGGTCAACAGCGACCAGTGCCATCTGATCGGCCATGTAGGAGAGACGATAGTGACCCCGGCTTACAGTATCCTCAGCAATCCGCTGGAGCTTGGTATCAATCGTGGTCTGCACCCGCATCCCGCCCTTGAGGACTGCATCGCGGCCAAAGCGTTTAGTTAGTTCCTGTACCACAGCCTCAGTTACATAGGGCATATTGCTGGCTTGGAAAGAAGTTATTTGCCCTAATTTCAGCGGTTGTTTACGAGCCGCAACTTCTTCTTGGGGGGTGATCCATTGCAGCTCTCGCATGCGACGCAGCACTGTTAGTTGACGCTGCTTAGCCAACTTATAGCTAACAAAGGGACTATAGTTTTCGGGAGCCTGAATTAAACCCGCCATCATGGCGGATTCGGCTAGATTAAGCTCGGAGGCATGTTTGCCAAAATAGCTGGCAGAGGCTGTTTCAATGCCGTAGGTGTTATGCCCCCAATAAACCTGATTCAAGTACATTTCAAGAATCTGATTTTTGGTCAAAATCTGCTCTAGCCGTAGAGCCAGCACGCCCTCTGCCACTTTCCGGCTAAAAGCCCGCTTAGGCGACAGAAACAAGTTTTTGACCAACTGCATGGTTACGGTGGAGCCCCCCTCCACGGTTCTGCCCTGCTCCAAGTTAGCCATGAAAGCCCGGGTAACCCCGACTGGGTTGATGCCGTGGTGCGAGTAGAAGTGACTATCCTCAATCGCGATTACAGCTCGCTTTAAGTCAGGAGAGATTTTGTCTAGGGGCACCACTTCCCGGTTTGCTTCTCCGTGGATGCTAGAGAGCAGCTTGCCCTTGATGTCATAGACGTGGGTGGTTTCGGTAGGAACATAGCTACGCAGTACCCGCACATCAGGGAGGTTACGGAAGCTAATCGCTAAACCAACTAACCCCCCAGCCAGCACAGAGCTAGATAGCATGGTGATTCCCAGGAGGGTGCCTCCTGTCACTTTGGCAACTGCCTGCACAAAT is from Trichocoleus sp. FACHB-46 and encodes:
- a CDS encoding DUF937 domain-containing protein, coding for MGLFDQIVSAIDNPNQQANHGQLGGIVNVVQQLSQSSGSNPAVMQSVLSIVGNHVRSALQEKQAIAGPEQAQAIVTQFGGTQANPQAVQSLFTPGQQQQVTQETAQQTGLNAQTIQAMLPILVPIVLNLLGSGTNTQNPQNLNPVLGSFLDTNRSGGVDVGDVVNLASQFLGHR
- a CDS encoding RNA-binding protein, with the translated sequence MTIYVGNLAFQATEEDLKEIFAEYGKVSRVSLPTDRETGRKRGFAFVEMEDDAKEDAAIAELDGAEWLGRELKVNKAKPRESSGASSRSRY
- a CDS encoding penicillin-binding protein 1A: MSSNTIGQKKPANPAPMLQFVQAVAKVTGGTLLGITMLSSSVLAGGLVGLAISFRNLPDVRVLRSYVPTETTHVYDIKGKLLSSIHGEANREVVPLDKISPDLKRAVIAIEDSHFYSHHGINPVGVTRAFMANLEQGRTVEGGSTVTMQLVKNLFLSPKRAFSRKVAEGVLALRLEQILTKNQILEMYLNQVYWGHNTYGIETASASYFGKHASELNLAESAMMAGLIQAPENYSPFVSYKLAKQRQLTVLRRMRELQWITPQEEVAARKQPLKLGQITSFQASNMPYVTEAVVQELTKRFGRDAVLKGGMRVQTTIDTKLQRIAEDTVSRGHYRLSYMADQMALVAVDPRTHFVKAMVGGVDYKQSQYNRAVQALRQPGSAFKPFVYYAALASGKYGADSIVYDSPVSYPDGYEYYSPQNYDGTFAGAMSLRRALEMSRNIPAVKLGQEIGLNKVIEICRTLGIKSPMEPVISLPLGAVDLTPLEMAGSYATFANNGWHSETTFIAQVTDSSGNLLLDNTPKPQLVLDPWASASLNSVLQGVIERGTATSARLDRPAAGKTGTTSSERDIWFVGYVPQLSVAVWVGNDNYAPLGYGATGGTLVAPIWRDFMEQALRGVPAQSFRPASDFERP